In one window of Qipengyuania profundimaris DNA:
- a CDS encoding DUF4170 domain-containing protein encodes MEETEAKQTLYLVMGGRVTDPRSATFADPESIHVAGVFSNYDAAVDAWRANAQRTVDDAEMKYVVVHLHKLLDPGA; translated from the coding sequence ATGGAAGAAACTGAAGCCAAGCAAACGCTCTACCTCGTCATGGGTGGTCGCGTCACCGACCCGCGCTCTGCAACCTTTGCCGATCCGGAAAGCATCCATGTCGCCGGCGTGTTTAGCAATTACGACGCGGCAGTCGATGCTTGGCGCGCCAATGCGCAGCGCACGGTCGACGATGCCGAGATGAAATACGTAGTCGTCCACCTGCACAAGCTGCTCGACCCCGGCGCTTGA
- a CDS encoding GatB/YqeY domain-containing protein — MLRDTIQTETVTAMKAKDKERTAALRLIGAKIKDRDIELRTADKKPEDDELVTDVLMKMAKQRRESITMYEDGGRQELADKEKAELAVIEEFLPQQMSEDETRAAIAQIKADLGADGMKDMGRVMGELKARHGASLDMSRASALVKESLS; from the coding sequence ATGCTCCGCGACACGATCCAGACCGAAACCGTCACCGCCATGAAGGCCAAGGACAAGGAGCGCACCGCCGCGCTGCGCCTGATCGGCGCCAAGATCAAGGATCGCGACATCGAGCTGCGGACCGCCGACAAAAAGCCCGAGGACGACGAACTGGTCACCGACGTGCTGATGAAGATGGCCAAGCAGCGCCGCGAATCGATTACGATGTATGAAGACGGCGGTCGGCAGGAACTGGCCGATAAGGAAAAGGCCGAACTCGCCGTGATCGAGGAATTCCTGCCCCAGCAGATGAGCGAGGACGAGACCCGCGCCGCCATCGCGCAGATCAAGGCTGACCTGGGTGCCGATGGTATGAAGGACATGGGCCGCGTGATGGGCGAGCTGAAGGCGCGCCACGGCGCATCGCTCGACATGAGCCGCGCGAGCGCCCTCGTGAAGGAGTCGCTCTCGTGA
- the eno gene encoding phosphopyruvate hydratase, which produces MTAIIDLHAREILDSRGNPTVEVDILLEDGSFGRAAVPSGASTGAHEAVELRDGDKDRYLGKGVMKAVDAANTEIAEAILGLDAEDQRDIDGAMIALDGTDNKGRIGANAILGTSMAVAKAAANARGLPLYSYIGGVAAHVLPVPMMNIINGGEHADNPIDIQEFMIMPVGADSLAEAVRWGAEVFHTLKKKLHEKGLATSVGDEGGFAPDLASTRDALDFIMASIEQAGFTPGEEMALALDCASTEFYREGKYEISGENVSLSGDEMAKYLAKLCADYPIRSIEDGMAEDDFEGWKALTDHIGNTVQLVGDDLFVTNPARLSDGIERGLANSLLVKVNQIGTLSETLDAVSIANRAGYTAVMSHRSGETEDATIADLAVATNCGQIKTGSLARSDRLAKYNQLIRIEEELGDSAVYAGAGCFGRIGA; this is translated from the coding sequence ATGACCGCCATCATCGACCTCCACGCCCGCGAAATTCTCGACTCGCGGGGCAATCCCACGGTCGAGGTCGATATTCTTCTCGAAGACGGCAGCTTCGGGCGGGCAGCCGTGCCCAGCGGTGCCTCGACAGGTGCGCACGAAGCTGTGGAGTTGCGCGACGGCGACAAGGACCGGTACCTTGGCAAGGGTGTGATGAAGGCGGTCGACGCTGCCAATACCGAGATCGCCGAGGCCATCCTCGGCCTCGATGCGGAAGACCAGCGCGACATCGACGGCGCGATGATCGCGCTCGATGGGACGGACAACAAGGGCCGCATCGGAGCGAACGCGATTCTCGGGACCAGCATGGCGGTCGCCAAGGCAGCGGCCAATGCGCGCGGCCTGCCGCTCTACAGCTATATCGGCGGTGTGGCGGCGCATGTCCTGCCGGTGCCGATGATGAACATCATCAATGGCGGCGAACATGCCGACAATCCGATCGACATCCAGGAATTCATGATCATGCCGGTCGGCGCCGACAGCCTGGCCGAGGCGGTGCGCTGGGGCGCGGAAGTGTTTCACACGCTCAAGAAGAAGCTGCACGAGAAAGGCCTGGCAACCTCGGTCGGTGACGAGGGCGGGTTCGCGCCCGATCTTGCCAGCACACGCGATGCGCTGGATTTCATCATGGCGTCGATCGAACAGGCTGGCTTCACCCCGGGCGAGGAGATGGCGCTTGCGCTCGATTGCGCATCGACCGAATTCTATCGCGAGGGGAAATACGAGATTTCGGGCGAGAACGTCTCTCTTTCGGGCGATGAGATGGCCAAATATCTCGCCAAGCTGTGTGCCGATTATCCCATCCGCTCGATCGAGGATGGCATGGCCGAGGATGATTTCGAGGGCTGGAAGGCATTGACCGATCATATCGGAAATACCGTCCAGCTGGTCGGGGACGACCTTTTCGTAACCAACCCGGCGCGCCTCTCGGACGGGATCGAGCGTGGTTTGGCCAATTCGCTGCTGGTCAAGGTCAACCAGATCGGCACGCTGTCGGAAACGCTTGATGCGGTCAGCATCGCCAATCGCGCCGGGTACACCGCCGTCATGTCGCACCGCTCGGGCGAAACCGAGGATGCGACGATCGCCGACCTCGCGGTTGCGACCAATTGCGGGCAGATCAAGACGGGCTCGCTGGCCCGTTCGGACCGGCTTGCCAAATACAACCAGCTCATTCGGATCGAGGAAGAGCTTGGGGACAGCGCGGTTTATGCCGGTGCAGGCTGTTTCGGCCGGATCGGCGCCTAG
- a CDS encoding GNAT family N-acetyltransferase yields MAYAIRSYRDEDAGTVAAVCAAAIEAIGPRAYSAEQVAAWRARHPGPQRYRDVVANGAQILVATDEQDRPVAYALLERNGHLDHLYCHPDHTRRGLADLLLAEAEVMARDWGAERLYTEASDLARPVFERVGYEVMHKREFAIDGVPIHNWAMEKPLS; encoded by the coding sequence ATGGCTTATGCGATCCGTTCCTACCGCGACGAAGACGCCGGGACGGTTGCCGCAGTCTGCGCCGCAGCGATAGAGGCGATCGGCCCGCGCGCCTATTCGGCGGAGCAGGTGGCTGCATGGCGCGCGCGCCATCCCGGGCCGCAGCGCTATCGTGATGTGGTCGCGAACGGTGCGCAAATCTTGGTCGCAACCGATGAGCAGGACCGGCCTGTCGCCTATGCTTTGCTGGAGCGAAACGGCCATCTCGACCACCTTTATTGCCATCCCGACCACACACGGCGCGGCCTAGCGGACTTGCTCCTCGCCGAAGCCGAAGTCATGGCACGCGACTGGGGCGCAGAGCGGCTATATACCGAAGCAAGCGACCTTGCCCGACCCGTCTTCGAACGGGTCGGCTACGAGGTCATGCACAAGCGAGAGTTCGCAATCGACGGCGTGCCGATCCACAATTGGGCGATGGAAAAGCCGCTGTCCTGA
- a CDS encoding phosphotransferase, which translates to MEQFPAHPDEVSASWLGDVLGTRVDNVRWEAIGTGQVGDSVRFHCDGQSGAFTLAGKFSAEDEASKATAISFGLYCKEVEFYRSTAPQLAVRVPQVHFAEVNEEGSEFFLLFEDLGPAEQGNQIASCGIERARDAIVQAAAIHAPSWNNAELLEAEWIQPPPELGATVAAMYPQAQAVFRERYADQLEPDFMALCEELAELAPVYFHSDPDRKCIVHGDFRLDNMLFDIRGGAEPIAVLDWQTVTVGKAMTDVGYFLGCGIGEALWREHEDGLLDLWLSEMAKRGVTLKHDDIEDDYRRGILHGVSTAVFSAAFVKRTERGDANFLSMARGACSLALARDSLAALKEVN; encoded by the coding sequence TTGGAACAATTTCCGGCACATCCGGACGAGGTATCAGCCAGCTGGCTTGGCGACGTGCTCGGGACGCGGGTCGACAATGTGCGCTGGGAAGCCATAGGCACCGGCCAGGTCGGCGACAGTGTGCGGTTCCATTGCGACGGACAAAGCGGCGCCTTCACGCTGGCCGGAAAGTTCAGCGCTGAGGACGAGGCCAGCAAGGCAACGGCCATATCCTTCGGCCTGTATTGCAAGGAGGTCGAATTCTATCGCAGCACCGCACCGCAGCTCGCCGTGCGCGTGCCGCAGGTGCACTTTGCCGAGGTCAATGAGGAAGGGAGTGAGTTTTTCCTCCTGTTCGAGGATCTCGGCCCGGCGGAGCAGGGCAACCAGATTGCCAGCTGCGGAATAGAAAGGGCACGCGACGCGATCGTTCAGGCCGCCGCGATTCATGCGCCGAGCTGGAACAATGCCGAGCTTCTCGAGGCGGAATGGATTCAGCCTCCTCCCGAGCTCGGGGCGACCGTCGCCGCGATGTATCCGCAGGCTCAGGCCGTGTTTCGCGAACGATATGCCGACCAGCTCGAGCCGGACTTCATGGCATTGTGCGAGGAATTGGCGGAACTGGCACCGGTCTATTTCCACAGCGACCCCGACCGGAAATGCATCGTCCACGGCGATTTCCGCCTCGACAACATGCTGTTCGACATAAGGGGCGGGGCGGAGCCGATTGCCGTGCTGGACTGGCAGACCGTAACCGTCGGCAAGGCCATGACCGACGTCGGTTATTTCTTGGGCTGCGGCATCGGCGAGGCCCTGTGGCGCGAGCACGAGGACGGTTTGCTTGACCTGTGGCTGTCCGAAATGGCCAAGCGAGGGGTGACGCTGAAGCACGACGATATCGAAGACGATTACCGGCGCGGTATCCTCCACGGTGTCTCTACTGCCGTCTTCAGCGCCGCTTTCGTCAAGCGTACCGAGCGTGGCGACGCGAATTTCCTGTCCATGGCGCGCGGCGCCTGCTCGCTGGCGCTGGCCCGCGACAGTCTGGCTGCATTGAAAGAGGTGAATTGA
- the carB gene encoding carbamoyl-phosphate synthase large subunit, giving the protein MPKRTDISSILVIGAGPIIIGQACEFDYSGTQAIKALKEEGYRVILVNSNPATIMTDPEMVAGEDGGPDGATYIEPITPEVVAKIIEKERPDAVLPTMGGQTALNCALKLDEMGVLEKYGVEMIGAKADAIDKAENRQRFREAMDKIGLESARSGVAHTVDEAYAVLERTGLPAIIRPSFTLGGTGGGIAYNKAEFEKIVRDGLDASPTTEVLIEESLLGWKEFEMEVVRDAKDNCIIICAIENVDPMGVHTGDSITVAPALTLTDKEYQIMRTASINVLREIGVETGGSNVQFAVNPKDGRLIVIEMNPRVSRSSALASKATGFPIARVAAKLAVGYTLDEIQNEITGATPASFEPTIDYVVTKIPRFAFEKFKGSKPDLSTAMKSVGEVMAIGRCFAESMQKALRGLETGLDGFNRMPELEGVSKEKITAALSQRRPDRILKIAQAFREEFTVEEIAQITGFDPWFLRQIEALIYEEKMIGHNGLPNDADELRRLKAMGFSDKRLATLAVRSVGVAGGLGETRAKSSGLLHDALRAMAGATSEQEVRKLRDKLGVHPVFKRIDSCAAEFEAVTPYMYSTYEAPTFGEPEDEAEPSDRKKIVILGGGPNRIGQGIEFDYCCVHACFALAEAGFETIMVNCNPETVSTDYDTSDRLYFEPLTEEDVLEILRVEMSRGEVVGVIVQFGGQTPLKLANALEREGIPILGTSPDAIDLAEDRERFAKLVNKLKLMQPDNGIARSRDEAAAVAARIGYPVLLRPSYVLGGRAMEIVDSEAQLDDYIATAVNVSGESPVLVDQYLRDAIECDVDVVADGFEVRIAGVMQHIEEAGVHSGDSACTIPPYSLPDEIVAEMERQAEALAKALQVRGLMNVQFAVKDGEVYLIEVNPRASRTVPFVAKAIGRPIAKIAARIMAGEGLHEFEPFDIRPKHMAVKEAVFPFARFPGADPVLSPEMKSTGEVMGIDTDFPAAFLKSQLGAGMIPPREGTLFVSVKDSDKEVILPAVKTLLDQGFRVIATGGTHRFLADQGLDVEQVNKVAEGRPHIVDAIIDGEVALIFNTTEGWQSLLDSQSIREAALEKKLPYYTTAAASLAAARAIAEVSPEQLEVRSLQDYYS; this is encoded by the coding sequence ATGCCCAAACGCACTGACATCTCCTCGATCCTCGTCATCGGCGCTGGCCCGATCATCATCGGCCAGGCTTGCGAGTTCGACTATTCCGGCACGCAGGCGATCAAGGCGCTGAAAGAGGAGGGCTACCGGGTCATCCTGGTCAACTCCAATCCCGCCACGATCATGACCGATCCGGAAATGGTCGCGGGCGAAGACGGAGGCCCGGACGGCGCGACCTATATCGAGCCGATCACGCCCGAGGTCGTCGCCAAGATCATCGAGAAGGAGCGGCCCGACGCGGTGCTGCCCACGATGGGCGGGCAGACGGCATTGAACTGTGCGCTCAAGCTCGACGAGATGGGCGTGCTGGAGAAATACGGCGTCGAGATGATCGGAGCCAAGGCGGACGCCATCGACAAGGCCGAGAACCGCCAGCGCTTCCGCGAGGCGATGGACAAGATCGGCCTCGAAAGCGCGCGCAGCGGCGTGGCGCATACGGTGGACGAAGCCTATGCCGTGCTCGAGCGCACCGGCCTGCCCGCCATCATCCGCCCCAGCTTCACGCTGGGCGGCACCGGCGGCGGCATCGCCTATAACAAGGCCGAGTTCGAGAAGATCGTGCGCGATGGCCTCGATGCCTCGCCCACCACCGAAGTCCTGATCGAGGAATCGCTCCTCGGATGGAAGGAATTCGAGATGGAGGTGGTGCGCGATGCCAAGGACAATTGCATCATCATCTGCGCGATCGAAAATGTCGATCCGATGGGCGTGCATACAGGCGATTCCATCACCGTCGCCCCGGCGCTGACGCTGACCGACAAGGAATACCAGATCATGCGCACCGCCAGCATCAACGTGCTGCGCGAAATCGGTGTGGAAACAGGCGGTTCGAACGTACAGTTCGCAGTCAATCCGAAGGATGGCCGCCTGATCGTGATCGAGATGAACCCGCGCGTCTCGCGGTCCTCGGCGCTCGCCTCGAAGGCCACGGGCTTCCCCATCGCGCGCGTCGCGGCGAAGCTAGCGGTCGGCTATACGCTGGACGAGATCCAGAACGAGATCACCGGCGCGACCCCGGCATCGTTCGAACCGACCATCGACTATGTCGTGACCAAGATCCCGCGCTTCGCTTTCGAGAAGTTCAAGGGATCGAAGCCGGACCTCTCGACCGCAATGAAGTCCGTGGGCGAGGTCATGGCGATCGGTCGTTGCTTTGCGGAATCGATGCAGAAGGCGCTGCGTGGCCTAGAAACCGGGCTGGACGGCTTCAACCGCATGCCCGAGCTGGAAGGGGTTTCGAAAGAGAAGATCACCGCCGCACTCAGCCAGCGCCGCCCCGATCGCATCCTCAAGATCGCGCAGGCCTTCCGCGAGGAGTTCACGGTCGAGGAAATTGCGCAGATCACCGGCTTCGACCCGTGGTTCCTGCGGCAGATCGAGGCGCTCATCTACGAAGAGAAGATGATCGGCCACAACGGCCTGCCGAACGATGCGGACGAATTGCGGCGCCTGAAAGCGATGGGCTTTTCGGACAAGCGCCTCGCCACGCTGGCCGTGCGCTCGGTCGGCGTTGCCGGCGGACTCGGTGAAACGCGGGCGAAGAGTTCGGGCCTGCTTCACGATGCCTTGCGCGCCATGGCGGGTGCCACGAGCGAGCAGGAGGTGCGCAAGCTGCGCGACAAGCTCGGCGTGCATCCCGTCTTCAAGCGCATCGACAGCTGCGCCGCGGAGTTCGAGGCGGTCACGCCCTATATGTACTCGACCTACGAAGCGCCCACATTTGGCGAGCCGGAGGACGAGGCGGAGCCGAGCGACCGCAAGAAGATCGTAATCCTCGGCGGCGGCCCGAACCGGATCGGGCAGGGCATCGAATTCGACTATTGCTGCGTACACGCCTGCTTCGCGCTCGCCGAAGCCGGGTTCGAGACGATCATGGTCAACTGCAACCCGGAGACCGTCTCCACCGATTACGACACCTCCGACCGCCTTTATTTCGAGCCACTGACCGAGGAGGACGTGCTCGAAATCCTTCGCGTCGAGATGTCGCGCGGCGAAGTCGTCGGCGTGATCGTGCAGTTCGGCGGGCAGACCCCGCTCAAGCTCGCCAATGCGCTGGAGCGGGAGGGCATCCCGATCCTCGGCACCAGCCCCGACGCGATCGACCTCGCCGAGGACCGCGAGCGGTTCGCCAAGCTGGTCAACAAGCTCAAGCTGATGCAGCCCGACAATGGCATCGCCCGCAGCCGTGACGAGGCCGCTGCCGTCGCCGCACGCATCGGCTACCCGGTGCTGCTGCGCCCCAGCTATGTGCTCGGCGGCCGCGCGATGGAGATCGTGGACAGCGAAGCCCAGCTGGACGACTACATCGCCACCGCGGTGAACGTCTCCGGCGAAAGCCCGGTACTGGTCGACCAATATCTGCGCGATGCGATCGAATGCGATGTCGATGTGGTTGCCGATGGCTTCGAAGTCCGCATCGCGGGCGTGATGCAGCATATCGAGGAAGCCGGTGTGCATTCGGGCGACAGCGCCTGCACCATCCCGCCCTACAGCCTGCCCGACGAGATCGTCGCCGAGATGGAGCGGCAGGCCGAAGCGCTGGCCAAGGCGCTGCAGGTGCGCGGGCTGATGAACGTCCAGTTCGCGGTGAAGGACGGCGAGGTCTACCTCATCGAGGTGAACCCGCGCGCCAGCCGCACGGTGCCCTTCGTCGCCAAGGCCATCGGCCGCCCGATCGCCAAGATCGCCGCGCGCATCATGGCGGGCGAGGGGCTGCATGAGTTCGAACCTTTCGACATCCGTCCGAAGCACATGGCGGTAAAGGAAGCCGTGTTCCCCTTTGCACGTTTCCCGGGCGCCGACCCGGTGCTCAGTCCGGAAATGAAGTCCACCGGCGAAGTGATGGGCATCGACACCGATTTCCCCGCAGCCTTTCTCAAGTCCCAGCTGGGCGCAGGCATGATCCCGCCGCGGGAGGGCACGCTATTCGTCTCCGTCAAGGATAGCGACAAGGAAGTGATCCTGCCTGCGGTCAAGACGCTGCTCGACCAGGGCTTCCGCGTTATCGCCACCGGCGGTACGCATCGCTTCCTCGCGGACCAAGGGCTGGACGTCGAGCAGGTGAACAAGGTGGCCGAAGGGCGTCCGCATATCGTCGATGCGATCATCGACGGCGAGGTGGCGCTGATCTTCAACACCACCGAAGGCTGGCAATCGCTGTTAGACAGCCAGTCGATCCGCGAAGCCGCGCTCGAAAAGAAGCTGCCGTACTACACCACCGCTGCCGCAAGCCTCGCTGCAGCGCGCGCGATTGCGGAGGTTTCACCGGAGCAGCTTGAAGTGCGTTCGCTGCAAGACTATTATAGCTGA
- a CDS encoding phage holin family protein, producing the protein MRDNEVERGTESYLGPLDVPDDHEPADEERGSGEASLIDDVTALLSDGKTYAEAELAFQKSRAGYTANRAKGAIAFGLAAFGVFHLALIAGAVGLVIALVPLIGPWGATAVVTLALIVVGIVLLRMLKGRIDDIRDAFSEGSEE; encoded by the coding sequence ATGAGGGATAACGAAGTTGAGCGCGGGACCGAGAGCTATCTCGGTCCGCTCGACGTGCCGGATGATCACGAACCTGCCGATGAAGAGCGGGGATCCGGCGAAGCGTCTTTGATTGACGATGTCACGGCATTGTTATCCGATGGCAAGACCTACGCCGAAGCCGAACTGGCATTCCAGAAAAGCCGCGCAGGCTACACTGCAAACAGGGCCAAGGGCGCAATCGCCTTTGGCCTTGCTGCGTTCGGCGTGTTCCACCTCGCCCTGATCGCGGGGGCTGTCGGTCTCGTCATTGCACTCGTCCCGCTGATCGGCCCGTGGGGCGCGACAGCTGTTGTGACGCTCGCCCTAATCGTGGTGGGTATCGTACTCCTACGCATGCTGAAGGGTCGTATCGACGATATTCGGGATGCTTTCTCGGAGGGCTCAGAAGAATGA
- the ribH gene encoding 6,7-dimethyl-8-ribityllumazine synthase — translation MAKFLIVEARFYDHLNDMLIDGAREALAAEGHEAEVLTVPGALEVPGAIAMAVDSGQYDGFIAIGVVIRGETFHFEIVAGESARGIMALTMDGIAIGNGILTVENDEQALVRADPKQKNKGGEAAQAALALLDLQGRFAR, via the coding sequence ATGGCCAAGTTCCTGATCGTCGAAGCGCGTTTCTACGACCATCTCAACGACATGCTTATCGACGGCGCGCGCGAGGCGCTGGCAGCGGAGGGCCACGAGGCCGAGGTGCTCACAGTGCCCGGCGCGCTGGAAGTGCCCGGCGCGATTGCGATGGCCGTAGACAGCGGGCAGTACGACGGCTTCATCGCCATCGGCGTCGTAATCCGCGGCGAGACTTTCCACTTCGAGATCGTGGCGGGCGAAAGCGCGCGCGGGATCATGGCGCTGACCATGGACGGCATTGCGATCGGCAACGGCATCCTGACGGTCGAGAACGATGAGCAAGCGCTGGTGCGCGCCGATCCGAAGCAGAAGAACAAGGGCGGCGAAGCGGCGCAGGCTGCGCTGGCACTGCTGGACTTGCAGGGGCGCTTCGCCCGCTGA
- the greA gene encoding transcription elongation factor GreA has protein sequence MEKVPMLAEGYEKITADLKTLRAERPLIVDAIEEARAHGDLSENAEYHAAKERQGQVEAQIAELEDKASRAQIIDPSTLSGDKVIFGATVTLLDEDDKPIKYQIVGQTEADASKGRISYNSPIARALIGKQVDDEVEVTVPSGDKFYLIEKIEFI, from the coding sequence ATGGAAAAGGTGCCGATGCTGGCCGAAGGCTACGAAAAGATCACTGCCGATCTCAAGACGCTGCGCGCGGAACGCCCGCTGATCGTCGACGCGATCGAGGAAGCGCGCGCGCATGGCGACCTCTCGGAGAACGCGGAGTACCATGCGGCCAAGGAACGCCAGGGCCAGGTCGAGGCGCAGATCGCCGAGCTTGAAGACAAGGCCAGCCGCGCGCAGATCATCGATCCCTCGACCCTGTCGGGCGACAAGGTGATCTTTGGTGCCACCGTGACGCTGCTCGATGAGGACGACAAGCCGATCAAGTACCAGATCGTGGGCCAGACGGAGGCCGATGCGTCCAAAGGTCGGATCAGCTACAATTCGCCGATCGCCCGCGCGCTGATCGGCAAGCAGGTCGACGACGAGGTCGAGGTGACCGTGCCGTCGGGCGACAAGTTCTACCTGATCGAGAAGATCGAGTTCATCTGA
- a CDS encoding DMT family transporter translates to MLEIAALMMIASGAIHAVVNAVLKSGDDKLASRALIDLSGGLLVLPTILFFPPPHGAWGWLVGSLVVHAVYFLALVRAFEVADMSATYPVMRGTAPVFAAFGAVVFLGDAITLPVSIGMGLVTSGILLSAIGRNLTREALGYSLLTGLAVATYTVLDAGGVRNAPTPYSYIAWAFFVLGAVIGGAFGAWRGRTFIEYTRRNWKSCVAAGAAGVVSYGLAMLAYSVGELPRLAPLRESSILFALLIATLFLGERPDRLKIAGGIVIFGGVVVLLLSR, encoded by the coding sequence ATGCTCGAAATCGCCGCCCTGATGATGATCGCGTCCGGCGCGATCCATGCGGTGGTGAATGCCGTCCTCAAATCGGGCGACGACAAACTCGCAAGCCGGGCGCTGATCGACCTGAGCGGCGGCTTGCTGGTTCTGCCGACGATCCTTTTCTTCCCGCCACCGCATGGCGCTTGGGGCTGGCTGGTCGGATCGCTGGTCGTCCATGCCGTCTATTTTCTCGCGCTGGTGCGGGCGTTCGAAGTGGCGGACATGAGCGCGACCTATCCCGTCATGCGGGGCACCGCGCCGGTTTTCGCGGCCTTCGGTGCAGTAGTGTTCCTGGGCGACGCGATTACTCTCCCGGTCTCAATCGGTATGGGACTGGTGACGAGCGGGATCCTTCTCAGCGCCATAGGGCGCAACTTGACGCGGGAGGCACTGGGCTATTCGCTGCTCACCGGCCTTGCCGTCGCGACCTACACCGTACTCGATGCGGGCGGCGTCCGGAATGCGCCGACGCCCTATTCCTACATCGCCTGGGCTTTCTTCGTGCTGGGAGCCGTGATCGGCGGGGCCTTTGGAGCTTGGCGTGGCCGCACCTTCATCGAATACACGCGCCGCAACTGGAAGAGCTGCGTCGCAGCCGGAGCGGCGGGCGTCGTCAGCTATGGCCTTGCAATGCTCGCTTATTCGGTCGGCGAATTGCCGCGTCTCGCGCCTTTGCGGGAGAGTTCGATCCTGTTCGCGCTGCTGATTGCGACGCTTTTTCTCGGTGAGCGGCCGGATCGGCTCAAGATCGCTGGCGGCATCGTGATCTTCGGCGGCGTTGTGGTGCTGTTGCTCTCTCGCTAG
- the carA gene encoding glutamine-hydrolyzing carbamoyl-phosphate synthase small subunit, whose protein sequence is MALPVFSHAQPKDATGVLVLADGTCIWGKGFGATGSSVGEVCFNTAMTGYQEVMTDPSYDSQIVTFTFPHIGNVGANEEDVESRGLGAVGLVVRQAVTPHSNFRAQNEFVEWCVSHGKIGLSGVDTRALTRRIRLSGAPNAVIAHSPRGQFDVKALKHQAAEWSGLEGLDLVPGVTRGVLEDWRGGYWQLGTGYGAADNAKPHVVAIDYGAKDNIFRNLVKAGAKVTVVPARTSLDEIMRLKPDGVFLSNGPGDPAATGEYAVPVIKGLLDADVPLFGICLGHQMLGLAAGAKTAKMFQGHRGANHPVQRVGEGWGESEGLVEITSMNHGFAVDVDTLPPEVEQTHVSLFDGTNCGISIKGKKAFGVQYHPEASPGPQDSFYLFEKFVGMLG, encoded by the coding sequence ATGGCCCTGCCCGTATTTTCGCACGCGCAACCCAAAGATGCGACGGGCGTGCTCGTTCTCGCGGACGGCACCTGTATCTGGGGGAAGGGCTTCGGCGCGACCGGCTCGTCGGTCGGGGAGGTGTGCTTCAACACCGCCATGACCGGTTACCAGGAGGTGATGACCGATCCCTCTTACGACAGCCAGATCGTCACCTTCACCTTCCCGCATATCGGCAATGTCGGTGCGAACGAGGAAGACGTGGAGAGCCGCGGCCTCGGCGCGGTCGGGCTGGTGGTGCGGCAGGCGGTGACCCCGCACTCCAATTTCCGCGCGCAGAACGAATTCGTCGAATGGTGCGTCAGCCATGGCAAGATCGGCCTGTCGGGCGTGGACACCCGCGCGCTGACCCGCCGCATTCGCCTGTCGGGCGCACCCAATGCAGTGATCGCGCATAGCCCGCGCGGGCAGTTCGATGTGAAGGCGCTGAAGCACCAGGCCGCGGAGTGGAGCGGGCTGGAAGGGCTCGACCTCGTCCCCGGCGTGACGCGCGGCGTGCTGGAGGATTGGCGGGGCGGATACTGGCAGCTCGGCACCGGCTACGGCGCGGCGGACAATGCGAAGCCGCACGTGGTCGCGATCGATTACGGCGCGAAGGACAATATCTTCCGCAACCTCGTGAAGGCGGGGGCGAAGGTGACGGTGGTGCCCGCACGCACTTCGCTCGACGAGATCATGCGGCTGAAACCCGACGGAGTGTTCCTTTCCAACGGGCCGGGCGATCCGGCGGCGACGGGCGAATATGCCGTGCCGGTGATCAAGGGGCTGCTGGACGCGGACGTGCCGCTGTTCGGCATCTGCCTCGGCCATCAGATGCTGGGGCTGGCGGCGGGGGCGAAGACCGCCAAGATGTTCCAGGGCCACCGCGGCGCCAACCACCCCGTCCAGCGAGTGGGCGAGGGCTGGGGTGAGAGCGAGGGCCTCGTCGAGATCACCAGCATGAACCACGGCTTCGCGGTCGATGTCGACACGCTACCGCCTGAGGTAGAGCAGACCCACGTCTCGCTGTTCGACGGTACCAACTGCGGCATTTCGATCAAGGGCAAGAAGGCGTTCGGCGTGCAATACCACCCCGAGGCGAGCCCCGGCCCGCAGGACAGTTTCTACCTGTTCGAGAAATTCGTGGGGATGTTGGGGTGA